In one window of Ruminococcus albus AD2013 DNA:
- a CDS encoding NifB/NifX family molybdenum-iron cluster-binding protein: MSKIAVATSDGFTVNEHFGHANFFRVYELNETGHKFLDVRDALAACQHSLGHDTTRFDKIIELLSDCDALLVQKIGEGAAAYLISKNVRVFEVSGQIDAVLDKFVEDKII; encoded by the coding sequence ATGTCAAAAATAGCTGTAGCAACATCCGATGGTTTTACAGTAAACGAACACTTCGGTCATGCAAATTTCTTTAGAGTATATGAGCTGAATGAAACAGGTCATAAATTTCTTGATGTACGCGATGCATTAGCTGCCTGTCAGCATTCACTCGGTCATGATACTACACGTTTCGATAAAATTATCGAACTGCTTTCGGACTGCGATGCTTTGCTGGTGCAGAAAATCGGCGAAGGTGCAGCAGCGTATCTGATATCGAAAAACGTCCGCGTGTTTGAGGTAAGCGGACAGATAGATGCAGTGCTTGATAAGTTCGTTGAAGATAAGATAATATAG
- the nifH gene encoding nitrogenase iron protein codes for MAKELRQIAIYGKGGIGKSTTTQNLTAGLVERGNNVMVVGCDPKADSTRLLLGGLHQKTVLDTLRDQGEDEIELDAILKEGFMGTKCVESGGPEPGVGCAGRGIITSIGLLERLGAYTEDLDYVFYDVLGDVVCGGFAMPIREGKAKEIYIVASGEMMALYAANNISKGIARYARQGGVRLGGIICNSRNVDREAELVRAFAKELGTQMIHFVPRDNDVQRAEIRKKTVIQHFPESKQADEYRALAEKIEQNDMFVIPKPMTQERLEEILVEYGLMDDLKDDYKI; via the coding sequence ATGGCTAAAGAATTAAGACAGATCGCAATATACGGTAAAGGTGGTATCGGTAAGTCCACTACAACACAGAACCTTACCGCAGGACTTGTAGAACGCGGCAACAACGTAATGGTAGTAGGCTGCGACCCTAAGGCTGACTCCACCAGACTTCTGCTGGGCGGTCTGCATCAGAAGACCGTTCTGGATACACTGAGAGATCAGGGTGAGGACGAGATCGAGCTGGACGCTATCCTGAAGGAAGGCTTCATGGGCACAAAGTGCGTTGAATCAGGCGGACCTGAGCCCGGCGTAGGCTGCGCAGGACGCGGTATCATCACATCTATCGGTCTGCTGGAAAGACTGGGTGCATATACCGAAGATCTGGATTATGTATTCTATGATGTACTTGGTGACGTTGTCTGCGGAGGTTTCGCAATGCCTATACGTGAAGGTAAGGCTAAGGAGATATACATCGTCGCTTCGGGCGAAATGATGGCTCTGTATGCGGCAAACAATATCTCAAAGGGTATCGCCAGATATGCAAGACAGGGCGGTGTTCGTCTGGGCGGTATCATCTGCAACTCCAGAAACGTTGACCGTGAGGCTGAACTGGTAAGAGCATTCGCTAAGGAACTGGGTACACAGATGATCCACTTTGTTCCCCGTGATAACGATGTACAGCGTGCAGAGATCCGCAAGAAGACAGTTATCCAGCACTTCCCCGAATCCAAGCAGGCTGACGAATACAGAGCACTTGCCGAGAAGATCGAGCAGAACGATATGTTCGTAATACCCAAGCCCATGACTCAGGAAAGACTTGAAGAGATCCTTGTTGAGTATGGTCTGATGGACGATCTGAAGGACGATTACAAGATCTGA
- a CDS encoding PLP-dependent cysteine synthase family protein: protein MLYENMHDLIGHTPLVRLKNMGVSPDVHIYGKLEMYNPSGSVKDRIGEYMVKAAEKEGLLKKGGTIIEATAGNTGLGIAFAALGRGYRVIFTVPTKFSAEKQALMRALGAEVINTPRAEGMLGAVRKAEELKAQIPDSISLGQFKNPNNPLAHYEGTGKEIFDDLNGDIDYLVAGAGSGGTYSGIVRYLKDHSKTIGVLADPEGSTIGGGEHADYNIEGIGNDFIPETMDISLVDKVIKINDEEAFSTVRDLARKEGIIAGSSSGAAVAAALKLAKTIDKGNIVVVLPDRGDRYFSTGLFG, encoded by the coding sequence ATGCTGTATGAGAATATGCATGACCTTATCGGTCACACACCACTTGTCAGGCTGAAAAATATGGGGGTCTCCCCCGATGTACATATTTATGGCAAGCTGGAAATGTATAATCCCTCGGGAAGCGTCAAAGACCGCATAGGTGAATACATGGTCAAGGCAGCCGAAAAAGAGGGTCTCTTAAAAAAGGGCGGTACGATAATTGAAGCTACCGCAGGAAACACGGGACTTGGAATTGCATTCGCAGCACTCGGAAGAGGTTACAGAGTGATCTTCACTGTCCCGACGAAATTTTCCGCTGAAAAGCAGGCGCTCATGAGGGCGCTTGGTGCGGAGGTAATAAATACTCCCCGTGCCGAGGGTATGCTGGGTGCAGTACGCAAGGCTGAAGAACTGAAAGCGCAGATACCTGATTCGATATCTCTGGGACAGTTCAAAAACCCGAACAATCCTCTGGCGCATTATGAGGGCACAGGCAAGGAGATATTCGATGACCTTAACGGTGATATCGATTATCTGGTAGCAGGTGCAGGAAGCGGCGGAACTTATTCGGGTATCGTGAGATATCTCAAAGATCACAGTAAAACAATAGGTGTCCTCGCTGATCCCGAAGGCTCGACCATAGGCGGCGGCGAACACGCCGATTATAACATAGAGGGCATCGGAAATGATTTTATCCCCGAAACGATGGATATAAGCCTTGTGGATAAGGTCATAAAGATCAATGATGAGGAAGCTTTTTCAACAGTACGCGATCTCGCAAGGAAAGAAGGCATAATCGCCGGTTCGTCTTCGGGCGCGGCTGTGGCAGCAGCTTTAAAGCTGGCTAAAACAATAGATAAGGGAAATATCGTAGTCGTTCTCCCTGACAGAGGCGACAGATATTTCAGTACAGGATTATTCGGATAG
- a CDS encoding radical SAM protein — protein MAISYEELTTKHPCFARGEKNGSGRIHLPISPSCNIECRFCERSFNNYEIRPGVSRTVITPEEALDAIRRALEVCPDIHVAGIAGPGDTLASPYALETFKLIKEEYPELVKCMSTNGLLLAEKAQEILDVGIDSLTVTVNAVDPEIEAKLNDGIIWHGKHYTGVEAANILIEQQLKGIKILSDAGMTLKVNTVFVPEINGDHIEEVARTVAEAGATIYNIIPLIPNHKLKDCREPDCVELERVILKASKYIDVFRHCQRCRADAVGIPGGKDYGEEIYQNLQRLTRKDTFSHG, from the coding sequence ATGGCGATCTCATACGAAGAACTGACTACAAAGCATCCCTGCTTTGCCAGAGGCGAGAAAAACGGGTCGGGACGAATACATCTTCCCATAAGCCCGAGCTGCAATATCGAATGTCGGTTCTGCGAACGCAGTTTCAACAATTACGAGATCCGACCCGGTGTCAGCAGGACAGTTATAACCCCGGAGGAAGCATTAGATGCTATCAGAAGGGCACTTGAGGTCTGTCCCGATATACACGTTGCGGGAATAGCAGGACCGGGAGATACACTTGCAAGTCCATATGCACTGGAGACTTTCAAGCTGATAAAGGAGGAATATCCCGAGCTTGTGAAATGCATGAGCACAAACGGACTTCTGCTTGCTGAAAAAGCACAGGAGATACTCGATGTGGGGATAGATTCCCTTACGGTCACGGTTAATGCAGTTGATCCCGAGATAGAAGCAAAGCTCAATGATGGTATCATCTGGCACGGCAAGCATTATACAGGTGTAGAAGCTGCAAATATACTTATCGAGCAGCAGCTGAAAGGTATAAAGATACTCAGTGATGCAGGTATGACGCTTAAAGTCAACACGGTATTCGTTCCCGAGATAAACGGCGACCATATCGAAGAAGTCGCAAGAACAGTTGCCGAAGCGGGCGCTACGATATACAATATCATACCGCTGATACCAAATCACAAACTGAAAGACTGCCGCGAACCCGATTGCGTGGAACTTGAAAGAGTGATACTGAAAGCATCGAAATATATCGATGTATTCAGACACTGCCAGAGATGCCGCGCAGATGCGGTCGGTATCCCCGGCGGCAAGGATTACGGCGAAGAGATATATCAGAACTTGCAGAGATTGACAAGAAAAGATACATTCTCACACGGTTAA
- a CDS encoding nitrogenase component 1, producing the protein MAGLIEQERYTCAIGALQTVVAIPRAVPILHSGPGCGVMIKGFFERSSGYAGGETAPCTNFSEKEVVFGGTDRLRNIIKNTYKVLDTDLQVVVTGCTAGIVGDDVASVTDEFLFEEDRPIVHVETSGFKSNNYVSHSAVVNAIIDQYVSRFEEENPFRSEKNLVNVIASIPYQDQFWKGNLKEYKRLLEGLGLKVNILFGPHSGGVKEWQTIPKANFNVFVSPWYGEPIVKNLQRRYGQPYFKFGYLPVGANETTKFLNGVVDFALEQGAEIDEKKARKFIEEEEKAYYEELDNLATFLLEFRYGLPSYVHILHDAGYVVGLTKFLLHETGLVPKEQFIVDNVPKKYQEQIEADIKATSDKREIPVYFDPDAGAMQDVIRGLEHKGRGLILGSGWDKELAAEINADFLSIACPTPYRIVMTTNYVGYTGGLRVIEDIYNTALATYK; encoded by the coding sequence ATGGCAGGACTTATTGAACAGGAGCGCTACACCTGTGCCATAGGCGCATTGCAGACTGTAGTAGCTATCCCCCGCGCTGTACCGATACTTCACTCGGGTCCCGGCTGCGGAGTTATGATAAAGGGCTTTTTTGAACGTTCGTCAGGTTACGCAGGCGGTGAAACTGCACCCTGCACGAATTTCAGCGAGAAAGAAGTTGTATTCGGCGGAACCGACAGACTCCGCAATATTATAAAGAACACCTACAAGGTTCTGGATACAGATCTGCAGGTTGTCGTTACAGGATGTACCGCAGGTATCGTTGGTGATGACGTTGCAAGTGTTACAGATGAGTTCCTTTTTGAAGAAGACAGACCCATCGTTCATGTTGAAACTTCGGGCTTCAAATCCAACAACTATGTATCACATTCGGCTGTGGTAAATGCTATCATCGACCAGTACGTAAGCCGTTTTGAGGAAGAAAATCCCTTCCGCTCGGAGAAAAATCTGGTAAATGTTATAGCTTCCATACCCTATCAGGATCAGTTCTGGAAGGGCAACCTGAAAGAGTACAAGAGACTGCTTGAAGGTCTGGGTCTGAAAGTAAATATCCTTTTCGGACCTCACTCGGGTGGCGTAAAGGAATGGCAGACTATACCCAAGGCGAACTTCAATGTGTTCGTATCTCCCTGGTACGGTGAGCCCATCGTAAAAAATCTCCAGCGCAGATACGGTCAGCCTTATTTCAAGTTCGGCTACCTGCCTGTCGGTGCAAACGAGACTACAAAGTTCCTGAACGGCGTGGTAGATTTTGCACTTGAACAGGGTGCGGAGATCGATGAAAAGAAGGCAAGAAAGTTCATCGAAGAAGAGGAAAAAGCTTACTATGAGGAGCTTGACAACCTTGCAACTTTCCTGCTGGAATTCCGTTACGGTCTTCCCAGCTATGTACATATCCTCCACGATGCCGGATATGTTGTTGGTCTGACAAAGTTCCTGCTTCACGAAACAGGACTTGTTCCAAAGGAGCAGTTCATAGTTGATAATGTTCCGAAGAAGTATCAGGAACAGATCGAAGCAGACATCAAGGCTACATCTGACAAGCGTGAGATCCCTGTATATTTCGACCCCGATGCAGGTGCTATGCAGGACGTTATCAGAGGTCTTGAACACAAGGGCAGAGGTCTTATCCTCGGCAGCGGCTGGGATAAGGAACTTGCAGCCGAGATCAATGCAGACTTTCTCTCCATCGCTTGTCCTACACCTTACCGCATAGTTATGACAACGAATTATGTTGGTTATACAGGCGGACTCAGAGTTATAGAGGATATCTACAACACTGCGTTGGCAACATATAAATAA
- a CDS encoding NifB/NifX family molybdenum-iron cluster-binding protein: MVYKIAFASSDGVRVDSHFGSAERFYIVTLDTEKEEYDITGQTEVRPPCNGGWHEVSKFGAVLEQLGDVSAIVAQRIGPGAKKYIQENGKTVYQIPLDIEQAICLLMEEKQWEVDKWRSHTKN; the protein is encoded by the coding sequence ATGGTATATAAAATTGCATTTGCCAGCTCCGACGGAGTTAGGGTAGACAGTCATTTCGGTTCGGCTGAACGATTCTATATCGTCACACTTGATACCGAGAAAGAAGAATATGACATAACAGGTCAGACAGAAGTTCGTCCCCCGTGCAACGGCGGATGGCACGAAGTTTCAAAGTTCGGCGCAGTGCTTGAACAGCTTGGTGATGTATCAGCGATAGTTGCGCAAAGGATTGGTCCCGGGGCAAAGAAGTATATTCAAGAAAACGGAAAGACTGTTTATCAGATACCGCTAGATATCGAGCAGGCTATATGTCTGCTGATGGAAGAAAAACAATGGGAGGTGGACAAATGGCGATCTCATACGAAGAACTGA
- a CDS encoding nitrogenase component 1, with product MSKVNLNIPEVEIREIRLNSITGFQGTAKELVDACSACGGKMKDKNRSFSQCLGCGTSNAACTLTLIQDAAIISHGPVGCSTCLHEFAFTYRVNAYLRQLDHPTQRKIYSTNLEEKDTIYGGSKKLEAAIREVHKRAKPSAIFVITTCAAGIIGDDVESVTNAAQKELGIPVVAVFCEGFRSKMWTSGFDAGYHGIARKIIKPARQKRNIINVINFWGSDIFREWFAEFGYEPNYITPFATVDSLSYSSEAALTIQACSTLGSYLGAALEQQFGVPEIRNSPPYGIAQTDRWFRELGQIIGKEKEVEEFLARKKKEYLPKIEALREKLKGKTAYVTAGASHGHSLLALLKELGMEPQGAAIFHHDPQYDNEDERADTLRHTVSDYGDVPNYNVCNKQEFELVNVLNRIKPDILLARHGGMTLWGAKLGIPSLLVGDEHFGMGYEGLVNYGERILETIENDEFVKNLAKHSANPYTKWWLDQEPYTFLGK from the coding sequence ATGAGTAAAGTTAATTTGAATATACCTGAGGTCGAGATACGTGAGATACGTCTCAACTCGATCACAGGATTTCAGGGTACTGCAAAGGAGCTTGTAGATGCCTGCTCTGCCTGCGGCGGAAAAATGAAGGACAAGAACCGTTCTTTCAGCCAGTGCCTCGGCTGCGGTACTTCCAATGCTGCCTGTACCCTGACACTTATACAGGACGCTGCTATAATCTCCCACGGCCCTGTCGGATGTTCGACCTGTCTGCATGAGTTTGCTTTCACCTACCGCGTAAACGCATATCTCAGACAGCTTGACCACCCCACACAGAGAAAGATATACTCCACCAACTTAGAGGAAAAGGATACCATCTACGGCGGAAGCAAGAAGCTTGAAGCTGCTATCCGTGAGGTACATAAACGCGCTAAGCCCAGTGCGATATTCGTTATAACCACCTGCGCGGCAGGTATCATCGGTGATGACGTTGAGAGCGTTACCAATGCGGCTCAGAAAGAACTTGGTATACCCGTAGTTGCAGTATTCTGCGAAGGCTTCCGTTCAAAGATGTGGACATCGGGCTTCGATGCGGGATACCATGGTATCGCAAGAAAGATAATCAAGCCTGCAAGACAGAAGAGAAATATCATCAATGTTATCAACTTCTGGGGCAGTGATATTTTCCGTGAATGGTTCGCAGAGTTCGGTTATGAGCCAAACTATATCACTCCCTTTGCAACTGTTGACAGCCTGAGCTATTCAAGTGAAGCTGCACTTACTATACAGGCTTGTTCCACACTTGGTTCATATCTCGGCGCAGCACTGGAACAGCAGTTCGGAGTACCCGAGATACGCAATTCTCCCCCTTACGGTATCGCACAGACCGACCGCTGGTTCAGAGAACTGGGTCAGATAATCGGCAAGGAAAAGGAAGTTGAAGAATTCCTCGCACGCAAGAAGAAAGAATATTTGCCCAAGATCGAAGCTCTGCGAGAGAAGCTGAAGGGCAAGACCGCTTACGTTACGGCAGGTGCTTCCCACGGACATTCTCTGCTGGCTCTGCTGAAAGAACTGGGCATGGAGCCTCAGGGCGCTGCGATATTCCACCACGATCCTCAGTACGATAACGAGGACGAGCGTGCTGATACCCTAAGACATACCGTATCGGATTACGGCGATGTTCCCAACTACAACGTCTGCAACAAGCAGGAGTTTGAACTTGTTAACGTACTCAACCGCATCAAGCCCGATATACTTCTGGCACGTCACGGCGGCATGACTCTCTGGGGCGCAAAGCTTGGCATACCTTCACTGCTGGTGGGCGATGAGCATTTCGGCATGGGCTATGAGGGTCTGGTAAACTACGGCGAGCGCATACTCGAAACTATCGAGAACGATGAGTTCGTAAAGAATCTGGCTAAGCACTCAGCTAACCCTTATACAAAGTGGTGGCTGGATCAGGAGCCCTACACATTCTTGGGAAAGTAA